GGTGGCGCTGGCGGTGGCCAGGTCGCCAATCGCCACTTTGACCAGTTGCCCGGCCGCTTGCGCACCTTGCAGCTGCACGGCGCCGGTGATGCGGCCGTCCTGGCCCAGGCTCACGGTGGCGTCGTCGATAAAGGTGGCGGGCGTGGTAATCAGGCGCACCGGGCGCGTGATGCCGCCGTACAGGTCCCAGTCGGTGATCGGGGTGGGAATGGTTTGCGCGTCGTGGGTGGAATCGACGCCGACCGTCAGGCGGTTGTCGCCGGCGCGCAGGGCGTCGGTCACTTCCAGCACGAACGGCGTGAAGCCGCCTTCGTGGCGGCCGATTTCCTTGCCGTTCAAGTACACGTAGGCGCGGTAGTTGACCGCCTCGAAGCGCAGGAAGGCGCGCTTGCCCTGCTCCTTGCGCGCATTGAACTTGCGCTGGAACCAGACCAGGCCATCATAGTAGCGCAAGGTGGGCGTGGCCGCGTTCCAGGCGCCGGGAATGTTCATCTGCGCGCTGCGATCAAGGTCGAATTCGAAGAACTCGACGCCGCCCTTGGCTTCCTGGGCGGCGATGTCGATGTCGCGGTAGCGCTGCATGCGCGACTTGGCCACCCAGCCGTTGATGTCGTTCAGACCGGTGCGATACAGGTCTTTCGAATAGGTCCACTGGCCCGATAAATCGACGCTGTCGCGCGACTGCGAGGCGGTCAGCAGTACGGCCGGGCGCAGGTCGGCGTGGGTGGTGGGCGGCGTTACGGTGGCAGCAGCATCGGCCGGTCCGAAGTGGAGTACCAGGCACAGGGCGATAAAGATTTTTTTCATGGTCGTCAAATAAATCTGGTTAATCGTTAGCGTAACAGGCCGGCCGCGCGCGCCGCTTCGTCGAGGCTGTCGCCGACCAGCGCCATGTTCTGGATCGCGGCCAGTCCCCATTGCGCCGAGCCGTTGGTGCTGATGTTGGGCTGCTCGTTGAGCGGGCGCAGGGTGGCAGTGCCGTCGATGCGGCGCGGCGCGTCGCGGGCGGCGTTCCTGGCGAAGTCGTTGCCGAAGAATTCGCGCCAGGTGCGCAGCGCCAGCGCGCGGTCGCGCTCGTGGTAGGCGGCGTAGGCGGTCATGCGCGAATTGGTGTTGGTCATGCCGCGCCCGCCCGGATCGCGGCCCAGCAGCGCCACCAGGTCTTCCTTCGGCGCGTTGTAGGCGCGGCAGTAAGCGAGCCAGGTCTTGCGGTAGGCCGGCACGTCCACCAGCGCCAGCAGTTCCGAATTCATTTCCACCACGCCGAACACGCCGTTCAGGTTCGAGAACTGGAAGTAGTCGCCGGCGCCGCCGAACTTGCCGGTTTTCGCGTCGTAGGGGGCGGCCGACGCGAACCAGCCGCGTTTGAGGCCGCCGATGGTCTGCATGCCGTTGACGATCTTGTCGCGCCAGCGCGTATCGCCGGTGCGCTCCCACTCGGCCAGCCAGGCCGCGATCAGCGAACCCCACACGGTGCCGAACGACGCATTGATCATGCCGTCCGGTGCGGCGCGCGCGGCATTGGGCGCCAGCTTGCGCGAGATATCGACCTTGTGCAGGTCGGCGTCGGAATCGAGCAGTTCGCGCATCAGGTCACCGGCGCGTTCGTCGGCGGTGAGGAAATAATAGATGCGGCGGTAAGCGGCATTCGACACCCTCGGCTGCTTCGACGAATCGGACCAGTGCTGCACGCCGTGGCGCGTGCCGAAGCCCTTGAAGGGGCCCAGGTGATACACATCGACCTCGCCGGTGTGGCGCGTCATCGCCTCGGCCATGCGGAACAGGTCGGCGCGGCCGGTGCGCAGGTAGCTGTACCACAGCCACAGGTCGGTGGACAGTTCCGAGTTGTCCCAGGCGTAGCCGCCGATATCATAGCGCCACATGTGGCGGTCGTTGTCGTAGGCGTGCATCACGTCGCCGTAATTCCAGAAGCCGTACCAGCGGTGCTGTTCCACTTCGCGCAGGTACTGGTCCAGCTGCGCGGACAGTTTGTCTTCGAGCAGGCGCCGGCCCGGCGTGCCGGTATCAACCACGTCCCAGTCGCCGAACACGGCGCACTGGTGGATGCGTTCGGGCGCCAGCACCAGGCGCGCCGGATTGGCCACCTGCTCGGCCATGTGCGAAAACGCATCGTGCGATGGCGTGGCGCTCAAGGCCCACAGTTGCAGCTCGCTGGTGCGGGCCACGCCGGTGGCCGAGTCCCAGCCTTCTTCGTAATCCTCGTAGATGATGTTCAGGCCGGCGATCTGCTTGTCGTGCGTGTCCATGCCGTTGACGGCGCGGTACGGGCGCATGTCGAGCGCCGGCGCCGACGGCGAATACAGCCAGGCGGTGATGTCGGCCATGTCGCCGGCAGCGTTGCGTACATCGAGGCGGGTGGTGGCGCGCTGCCAGAAGTCGCGCAGGCCCAGCGCCACGCCGCCTGCGGCGCCGCCCACGTAGGCCAGGCCCTTGCTGCACGTGCCGCCATTGACATCGATCCAGGCCTGGCCGGCAGCCGTGCGCTTGCGCAGGATAAAACCGTCGGCGCTGAGCTGCGTGAGCGAAAAATCGTTCCATTGCGGGATCCACTGCATGCCATCCTGCACCGGCTTGGCCATGCCGGCCAGCGGCGGCAGCGCCTGGCCGGCCACCTGCGCGGCGCGGTACGCCTCGCCGGGATCGCGGCGCAGGCCGGTGACGGGCCGCACGGCCTCGCCCCATACGCCGATGCCCTCGCCGGCGTAGCGGATGTGGCGGTCGTAGGCGGGGTCCGTCATCGGCACCCTGGCGGTCATGGCCAGGCCGGCGATGAAGTCCTGCTTGGCGTTGCCGTCGAAGATGAAGGTGTGGACGATGCGCACGTTCTCGGCGCCGGCATAAAAATACAGGCGGACCGAGAATGGCAGCCAGTCGCGCCCGTTACCGCTGTGCTTGCCGTCGAGCTTGAGCGTGGCGCGCACCGGGCCGCTCTGCTCGACCGTCACCTGCTCCACCCGGCTGGTATAGCGCTGGCGGGTCACTGTTCCGGTTTCGTCGGGTTCCGGCCCGTCCTGGCGCAGCGCCAGCAGTTTGACGTCCTGCACGATAGTGCGCCCGCCCCGGGTGGCGGAGGCGATCAGGTGTTCGCCGCTGGTGGGAATGGTCCAGACGGTGGGGCCGACGGTGACGGTGATCAGCGCGGTGGTCTGCCTGACCGCTACCGCGCCGGACACCGCTGCCGGTGCGCCGGCTTCCAGGCGCCAGGCCTCGGCAGCACTGCCGGCCGCCACCGCGTGCGCGGTCCATTTCAGCGAACCATCGGGCCAGTAAGCCAGTGGCCACGATTGCACGGCCGGTGCGTTCGCGCCAGCCAGGCGCAGTTGCAACGCCCCCTTGGCGGGCACGCGCAGGGCGCCGCGCGGCCACGGCACGCCCAGCGTTGCGCCGTCGAACCGGGCCGGCGCCGCGCCGTCCAGCCAGCGCAGCACGGTGTCGGCCACCGGCTGCGGCTTGCCGCCATCGTTGGCGGTGGCAGCCAGCGCCAGCGACGGCAAGGTGGACAACACGGCGGCACTGGCGGCCGACTGCATGAACTGCCGGCGCGACGTAATGAAGGTCGTCATGGAACGTGTCTCGCTGAAATATTAGTATTAAAGCGAGTATAGGGCTGTGGTGCCGACGGTGATCATGACACCGCCAAATAATCACAAGCTTGCACACTTTTAGTCACCCGGCAGATGTAGGACGTTAAAGCGTTGCTGGAGTGCTACCTCCAAGAGGAGATTTGTAGCAAAAGATTTCTCACGGAGATTTGATATTGCCGATGAAATATTTTCATGGCCTAATGTTCCGCTGCACATGCGAAGGCGGCGATCCTGCCGGCGCATCGAGGCAGTTCGACGATTCAGTTCGTTAAATAAGTTCGATAAAAAATGGAGAAACACCATGCAGGGTAAATACTTGTTGCGCGGCCTCGTGAGCACCACGCTCGCAGTCGGCATGACCTCGGGCGCGCTGGCAGCGCCCACCACCGCCACGCCAGCCAGCGCTGCCACCGCGTCGGCTTACAACCAGCCGCCGAAGGAAATCCTCGATGTCATGCGCGCGCCGCCACCGCCGGTGCCATCGCTGAGCCCCACCCGCGACAAGCTGATGCTCGTCACCATGCAGGACTTCCCGTCGATCGCCAAGGTGGCCACACCGTTCCTGCGCCTGGCCGGCGTGCGTATCGAGCCGGGCAACCACAGCCAGCACGATACCCCGGGCGGCTACGGGATTCCACCGTGCGTGAGCGCGATCGATCTGGTGCAGGTTGCCGACGGCAAGCAAACCGCCGTCAAACTGCCGGCCGACGCCTGCCCGCGCCGCCCTGTCTGGAGCGCCGACGGCCAGCGCTTTGCCTTTGAAAACATCACCACCGCAGCGGTCGAGCTGTGGGTGGGCGACGCCAAAACCGGCGCCGTGCGCCGCCTGCCCGGCGTACGCCTGAACCAGATGTTCGGCGACCAGATGCAATGGATGCCCGACCAGAAAACCCTGCTGGTCAAACTGGTCACCGGCAACAAGGCCCCACCGGTGGAAGCTCCCGGCTCGGCCGGCCCCGGCATCCAGGAATCGATCGGCGGCACCGGTCAAAGCAGCACCTATGAAAACCGCGACACGCTGCGCAACCGCTACGACGAATCGCTGTTCAACTACTACGGCACCTCGCAACTGGCGCTGGTCGATGCCGCCTCCGGCAAGATCACCAATGTCGGCAAACCGGGCCTGTATGAAGAGCTGAGCGTGGCTCCGGACAGCCGCCACGTGGTGGTGACCGAAATCCGTCCGCCGTACTCGTACGTGACCACCTTCGACCGCTTCCCCAAGCAGATCGACCTGTGGGACCTGCGTGGCGTAAAACCAGGCGCCAACCCGGTCGTGCGTGAAATCGCCGCGCTGCCGCTGGCCGACCGCGTACCGAATCGCGGTGTGCCGACCGGCCCGCGCAGCTTCACCTGGCGTCCGACCGACGCGGCCACGCTGGTGTGGGCCGAGGCGCTCGATGGCGGCGATCCGAAAGTGAAAGCGGCCGAGCGCGACAAGCTGGTCATGCTGAAGGCGCCGTTCACCGGCGCGCCAGTGGAAATCACCCGCACCGAGCAGCGTTACGCCGGCCTGTCCTGGAGCGAAAACGCCGGCACCGCGCTGCTGAGCGACTACGACGTCAACCGCAAATGGCGCCGCACCTGGCAGCTCAATGTCGATGACGCGAAAAACTCGCGCCGCCTGGTGTGGGATATGTCGGCCGACGAAAAATATGCCAACCCGGGCAACCCGGTGCGCCGCCAACTGGCCAACGGTTCGTGGGTCATCCGCCAGGACGGCGACACCATCTACCTGTCGGGCATGGGTTCGTCGCCCGATGGCGACCGCCCGTTCCTCGACAAATTCAGCCTGGGCACGCAGCAGTCGGAGCGCCTGTTCCGCAGCGGCAAAACCTCGTATGAACAGTTCATCGGCTTTGCCGGCAACGACACCCGTCGCCTGCTGACCTGGTACCAGTCCACCACCGACACCCCGAACGCGCTGCTGCGCACCGTGGGCGCACCGGCGGCCGGCGCGGTCAAGGGCGAAGCGGCGTTCGATTCGTCGAGCGCACCACTGACGCACCTGAAGGACACCGCGCCGCAAGTGCGCGAGATCCAGAAGCGCCTGGTGAAGTACAAGCGCGCCGATGGCGTGGACCTGTCGTTCACGCTGTACACGCCGCCCGGCTACAAGGAAGGCACGCGCCTGCCGACCATCCTCAATGCCTACCCGCTCGACTACGCGGACGCGTCGCAGGCCGGCCAGACCACCGGTTCGCAAGCGACGTTCACCCGCCTGCGCCAGTACCGCCTGCTGCTGCTCTCGGGCTACGCCATCATCGACAGCGCCGCCTTCCCGATCGTGGGCGACCCGCGCAAGGCGTACGACACGTACACCGAGCAGCTGGTAGCCAACGCCAAGGCGGCGGTGGACGAAGCAGTGCGCCTGGGCGTGACCGATCCGGCGCGCGTGGGCGTAACCGGCCATAGCCACGGCGCCCTGATGACGGCCAACCTGCTGGCGCACTCGGACCTGTTCCGCGCCGGCGCGGCCACCAGCGGTTCGTACAACAAGTCGCTCACGCCATTCGGTTTCCAGAACGAGCGCCGCTCGGTATGGGAGGCGCCGGACGTGTACACCAAGGTCTCGACCTTCTTCTACGCCGACAAGCTCAAAACGCCACTGTTGATCGTGCACGGCGGCGACGACGCCAACCCGGGTACCACCCCGCTGCAATCGACCAAGCTGTACGAGGCGATCCGCGGCAACGGCGGCGTCACCCGCCTGGTGATGCTGCCACACGAGCCGCACTGGTACGCGGCGCGCGAGTCGAACGAACAGCTGGTGTATGAAATGCTGCGCTGGTTCGACAAGTACGTGAAGAACGCACCGGCGCCTGCACCTGCCAGCGTCGCAGCCAACTAAGGTTTGCGGCAAATCCCGTCCCGGTTCATCCGGGGCGGGAAACGGTATATACTCTTCCCATGTTCACCCCGCGCCTCCCTGTCCACTGCAACCGCACGTCTCCGTCCCGGAGTGCGTTGCCTGCGGCCGCACGCTTTGCCGTGCCGGCCAGGGACCTCGCCCGCCTTTTCGTCGCTCGGTAAGCAAGAACCTTCCGGTTCACCTGCCTGCCGAGCCACCTCACCGCCCACGCTCGACCGCAAGACCGCCCGTGGACACAGGTCCGCCGGATTACCCACGCACGCCCCTTAATACACTGGAGCCATCATGCATCCTCAGATTACCGTCTCGTCGCTCGACATCGAACGCCTGGAAG
This is a stretch of genomic DNA from Duganella zoogloeoides. It encodes these proteins:
- a CDS encoding exo-rhamnogalacturonan lyase family protein; this translates as MTTFITSRRQFMQSAASAAVLSTLPSLALAATANDGGKPQPVADTVLRWLDGAAPARFDGATLGVPWPRGALRVPAKGALQLRLAGANAPAVQSWPLAYWPDGSLKWTAHAVAAGSAAEAWRLEAGAPAAVSGAVAVRQTTALITVTVGPTVWTIPTSGEHLIASATRGGRTIVQDVKLLALRQDGPEPDETGTVTRQRYTSRVEQVTVEQSGPVRATLKLDGKHSGNGRDWLPFSVRLYFYAGAENVRIVHTFIFDGNAKQDFIAGLAMTARVPMTDPAYDRHIRYAGEGIGVWGEAVRPVTGLRRDPGEAYRAAQVAGQALPPLAGMAKPVQDGMQWIPQWNDFSLTQLSADGFILRKRTAAGQAWIDVNGGTCSKGLAYVGGAAGGVALGLRDFWQRATTRLDVRNAAGDMADITAWLYSPSAPALDMRPYRAVNGMDTHDKQIAGLNIIYEDYEEGWDSATGVARTSELQLWALSATPSHDAFSHMAEQVANPARLVLAPERIHQCAVFGDWDVVDTGTPGRRLLEDKLSAQLDQYLREVEQHRWYGFWNYGDVMHAYDNDRHMWRYDIGGYAWDNSELSTDLWLWYSYLRTGRADLFRMAEAMTRHTGEVDVYHLGPFKGFGTRHGVQHWSDSSKQPRVSNAAYRRIYYFLTADERAGDLMRELLDSDADLHKVDISRKLAPNAARAAPDGMINASFGTVWGSLIAAWLAEWERTGDTRWRDKIVNGMQTIGGLKRGWFASAAPYDAKTGKFGGAGDYFQFSNLNGVFGVVEMNSELLALVDVPAYRKTWLAYCRAYNAPKEDLVALLGRDPGGRGMTNTNSRMTAYAAYHERDRALALRTWREFFGNDFARNAARDAPRRIDGTATLRPLNEQPNISTNGSAQWGLAAIQNMALVGDSLDEAARAAGLLR
- a CDS encoding S9 family peptidase, whose product is MQGKYLLRGLVSTTLAVGMTSGALAAPTTATPASAATASAYNQPPKEILDVMRAPPPPVPSLSPTRDKLMLVTMQDFPSIAKVATPFLRLAGVRIEPGNHSQHDTPGGYGIPPCVSAIDLVQVADGKQTAVKLPADACPRRPVWSADGQRFAFENITTAAVELWVGDAKTGAVRRLPGVRLNQMFGDQMQWMPDQKTLLVKLVTGNKAPPVEAPGSAGPGIQESIGGTGQSSTYENRDTLRNRYDESLFNYYGTSQLALVDAASGKITNVGKPGLYEELSVAPDSRHVVVTEIRPPYSYVTTFDRFPKQIDLWDLRGVKPGANPVVREIAALPLADRVPNRGVPTGPRSFTWRPTDAATLVWAEALDGGDPKVKAAERDKLVMLKAPFTGAPVEITRTEQRYAGLSWSENAGTALLSDYDVNRKWRRTWQLNVDDAKNSRRLVWDMSADEKYANPGNPVRRQLANGSWVIRQDGDTIYLSGMGSSPDGDRPFLDKFSLGTQQSERLFRSGKTSYEQFIGFAGNDTRRLLTWYQSTTDTPNALLRTVGAPAAGAVKGEAAFDSSSAPLTHLKDTAPQVREIQKRLVKYKRADGVDLSFTLYTPPGYKEGTRLPTILNAYPLDYADASQAGQTTGSQATFTRLRQYRLLLLSGYAIIDSAAFPIVGDPRKAYDTYTEQLVANAKAAVDEAVRLGVTDPARVGVTGHSHGALMTANLLAHSDLFRAGAATSGSYNKSLTPFGFQNERRSVWEAPDVYTKVSTFFYADKLKTPLLIVHGGDDANPGTTPLQSTKLYEAIRGNGGVTRLVMLPHEPHWYAARESNEQLVYEMLRWFDKYVKNAPAPAPASVAAN